Proteins co-encoded in one Thamnophis elegans isolate rThaEle1 chromosome 1, rThaEle1.pri, whole genome shotgun sequence genomic window:
- the PITPNM1 gene encoding membrane-associated phosphatidylinositol transfer protein 1 isoform X2, producing MLIKEYHILLPMSLAEYQVAQLYMIQKKSREESSGEGSGVEILSNRPYDDGPGGSGQYTHKIYHVGSHIPSWFRALLPKAALQVEEESWNAYPYTRTRYTCPFVEKFSIEIETYYRPDAGKQTNIFNLNTTERRQRIVDTIDIVRDLISPSEYKIEEDPRLYHSVKTGRGPLGDDWLDSGNTGPFMCAYKLCKVEFRYWGMQSKIEQFIHDVGLRKVMLRAHRQAWCWQDEWIDLTMDDIRRLEEETARMLAQKMATCVEPELDPGVPSPECPAELGGHETQDRVDSLRAPDSSPDDPFAKQWSSSSRSSYSSQHAVVVSPHSLSEWRMQNIARDSENSSEEEFFDAHEDLSDSDDVFAKEITKWNSNDFLDTLERPNERDEVLVDATGATKSDSDGAPVPGPPEVGSEGLSGTCRIHALFLILHSGNILDQGVGEPGSKQADVHTLTATLDSVTRLHFPEALGHIALRLVPCPPICSAAYVMVSKLSPYSHDGDSLSSSQDHIPLAALPLLATSSGSYQSAVAKVISRTNQAYASFIHSPDGLGFCGQVLLIGDCVGGILAFDALCHSRAGGSGSHGSSRRGSMNADLLSPETSMVRDPLLKKPEPSGGIGRVSPEPGVLPPTLKYCDSVAPESDSLQQQQILSSLPASETEGDPRRSSNSSSSMVETFEGPNMVGKLEFKVSGFFLFGSPLGLVLALRKTVMPALDVAQMRPSCEQIYNLFHAADPCASRLEPLLAQQFHAVPPFGVPRYQKYPLGDGSSTLLADALQSHSSLFVSELDLVTPPTPTGAFGGFWKGNEGAASDSTATSTNEVVKILDRWWGSKRIDYSLYCPEALTAFPTITLPHLFHASYWESADVAAFILRQVIETEQHQVTENEESSIYSPAFPREKWQRKRTQVKIRNVTANHRASDAVVCEGRPQVLSGRFMYGPLDVVTLTGEKVDIYIMAQPLSGKWVHYGTEVTSGSGRLSYTLPEEKMLGIGMYPIRMVVRGDHTYAECFLTVVAKGTPCVVFSIDGSFTASVSIMGSDPKVRAGAVDVVRHWQDSGFMIIYVTGRPDMQKHRVVAWLTQHNFPHGIVSFCDGLTHDPLRQKAAFLQGLQQEAEVTIVAAYGSTKDISVYSSLGLPSSQIYIVGRAVKKLQSQCQFLSDGYVAHLAQLEAASLAHSPKGTTRPTLGKGSYGCPAPVDFLRKQSQLLRSRGQSQVEREGTGSAQPRAKIRSVSLKLESEE from the exons ATGCTGATCAAAGAATATCATATACTGCTGCCCATGAGCCTGGCTGAATACCAGGTGGCCCAACTTTACATGATCCAG aaAAAAAGCCGTGAGGAATCCAGTGGCGAAGGCAGCGGGGTTGAAATCCTGTCCAACCGACCATATGATGATGGTCCAGGAGGAAGTGGTCAATATACACATAAGATCTACCATGTGGGCTCTCATATTCCTAGCTGGTTCCGTGCTCTCCTACCCAAGGCTGCTCTGCAGGTGGAGGAAGAATCTTGGAATGCCTACCCCTACACACGGACCAG ATACACATGCCCCTTTGTGGAGAAATTTTCAATTGAGATTGAGACTTACTACCGACCAGATGCTGGAAAGCAAACCAATATCTTCAATCTAAATACCACAGAGCGCAGGCAAAGAATTGTGG ATACTATTGATATTGTACGGGATCTCATCTCACCCAGTGAATACAAGATAGAGGAAGATCCACGATTATACCATTCGGTGAAGACAGGACGTGGACCTCTGGGAGATGATTGGCTAGACAGTGGAAATACTGGGCCTTTTATGTGTGCTTACAAGCTTTGTAAGGTGGAGTTTCGGTATTGGGGCATGCAGTCCAAGATTGAACAATTCATCCATGATGTAG GTCTACGGAAAGTGATGCTGCGAGCTCATCGCCAGGCCTGGTGTTGGCAGGACGAATGGATAGATCTCACAATGGATGACATTCGAAGGTTGGAGGAGGAAACAGCTCGTATGCTGGCTCAGAAGATGGCTACATGCGTGGAACCTGAATTAGATCCTGGTGTGCCCAGCCCTGAGTGTCCAGCTGAGTTAGGTGGCCATGAGACACAGGACAGAGTGGATAGCCTGAGGGCTCCCGATTCCTCTCCCGATGACCCATTTGCAAAGCAGTGGTCATCTTCTTCTCGGTCCTCGTACTCTTCTCAACATGCTG TTGTGGTGTCTCCACACAGTTTATCAGAATGGCGGATGCAAAATATTGCACGGGACTCTGAGAACAGTTCCGAAGAGGAATTCTTTGATGCTCATG AGGATTTGTCTGACAGTGATGATGTGTTTGCAAAGGAAATCACTAAGTGGAATTCAAATGACTTCCTTGATACTCTGGAGCGACCCAATGAACGGGATGAGGTTCTAG TTGATGCGACTGGAGCAACCAAGTCAGATAGTGATGGTGCCCCTGTACCTGGCCCACCAGAG GTTGGCTCAGAAGGGCTCTCTGGGACCTGCCGTATTCATGCCCTTTTCCTGATCCTCCACAGTGGCAACATCCTAGACCAGGGTGTGGGAGAACCAGGCTCCAAACAGGCTGATGTGCATACACTCACTGCTACCTTGGACTCAGTCACCCGACTGCACTTTCCTGAAGCATTGGGGCACATAGCATTACGCCTAGTGCCCTGTCCACCGATCTGCTCTGCTGCCTATGTCATGGTCTCCAA ACTCAGCCCCTACAGCCATGATGGTGACAGTCTGTCCAGTAGCCAAGATCACATCCCACTCGCTGCTTTGCCTCTGCTTGCAACCTCCTCGGGCAGTTATCAGAGCGCCGTGGCAAAGGTCATTTCCCGCACCAACCAGGCTTATGCCAGTTTCATCCATTCCCCTGACGGCTTGGGCTTCTGTGGCCAG GTGCTGCTGATTGGAGACTGTGTTGGGGGTATCCTGGCCTTTGATGCTCTTTGCCACAGTCGTGCTGGTGGATCAGGAAGTCATGGGAGCAGCCGTCGTGGCAGCATG AATGCTGATCTCCTTTCTCCAGAGACTTCTATGGTACGAGATCCACTGCTCAAAAAGCCGGAACCATCGGGGGGAATTGGCCGTGTCAGTCCTGAGCCAGGAGTACTTCCTCCTACTCTGAAATATTGCGATAGTGTCGCTCCAGAGAGTGACTCTTTACAACAGCAGCAAATCTTGTCCAG TCTGCCTGCCTCAGAAACAGAAGGAGACCCTCGACGGAGCAGTAACTCTTCATCTTCGATGGTGGAGACTTTTGAAGGCCCTAACATGGTTGGGAAGCTGGAATTTAAAGTGTCTGGCTTTTTCTTATTTGGCTCCCCTCTGGGATTGGTACTTGCACTTCGTAAAACAGTAATGCCCGCCCTCGATG TGGCTCAGATGCGACCGTCCTGCGAACAGATCTATAACTTGTTTCATGCTGCTGACCCCTGTGCCTCCCGCCTGGAACCTCTGCTAGCTCAACAGTTTCATGCTGTGCCTCCTTTTGGGGTCCCCCGCTATCAGAAGTATCCCCTGGGAGATGGCTCGTCCACTTTATTAG CTGACGCCTTGCAGAGTCATTCTTCCCTCTTTGTGAGTGAGCTCGACCTTGTGACACCACCCACTCCAACAGGTGCATTTGGGGGCTTCTGGAAAGGAAATGAGGGAGCTGCAAGTGACAGCACTGCAACCAGCACCAATGAAGTTGTCAAGA TTCTGGATCGTTGGTGGGGTTCAAAACGCATCGACTACTCTCTCTACTGCCCCGAGGCACTCACGGCCTTTCCCACCATCACCCTGCCTCACCTTTTCCATGCCAGCTATTGGGAAAGTGCTGATGTGGCTGCCTTCATCTTACGCCAG GTAATTGAGACGGAGCAGCATCAAGTGACCGAGAATGAGGAGAGTTCGATCTACAGCCCAGCATTTCCCCGTGAAAAGTGGCAGCGTAAACGCACACAAGTGAAGATCCGG AATGTTACAGCAAACCATCGTGCCAGTGATGCGGTTGTGTGTGAGGGGCGACCCCAAGTTCTTAGTGGGCGCTTCATGTATGGTCCACTTGATGTGGTAACTCTCACTGGAGAGAAG GTCGATATCTACATCATGGCACAGCCATTGTCAGGGAAATGGGTACATTATGGCACAGAAGTGACAAGTGGTAGCGGGAGGCTTTCTTATACCCTTCCTGAAGAGAAGATGCTGGGCATTGGCATGTACCCTATCCGTATGGTGGTGAG AGGTGATCACACCTATGCTGAATGCTTTCTGACAGTGGTAGCTAAGGGCACACCTTGTGTCGTCTTTAGTATTGATGGCTCCTTCACAGCTAGTGTCTCCATTATGGGCAGTGACCCCAAGGTGCGAGCAGGTGCTGTTGATGTGGTAAG GCATTGGCAAGATTCTGGTTTCATGATCATCTACGTGACAGGGCGTCCAGACATGCAGAAGCACAGAGTGGTGGCTTGGCTTACCCAGCATAATTTCCCACATGGCATTGTCTCTTTCTGTGATGGCCTCACACATGACCCTCTTCGCCAGAAAGCTGCCTTTCTACAGGGCCTTCAACAAGAG GCAGAGGTCACTATTGTAGCTGCATATGGTTCCACCAAGGACATCTCAGTTTATAGCTCTTTAGGGCTTCCTTCATCCCAGATCTACATTGTGGGTCGGGCTGTGAAGAAACTGCAAAGCCAATGCCAG TTCCTTTCAGATGGCTATGTTGCCCATCTAGCCCAGCTGGAAGCGGCATCCCTCGCTCACTCACCGAAGGGAACCACAAGGCCCACCTTGGGCAAAGGCAGTTATGGCTGCCCCGCTCCTGTTGACTTCCTGCGCAAGCAGAGCCAGCTGTTGCGCTCCCGGGGACAAAGCCAGGTGGAACGAGAGGGAACCGGAAGTGCCCAGCCCCGAGCCAAAATCCGGAGTGTCAGTCTGAAGCTGGAGAGTGAGGAGTAA
- the PITPNM1 gene encoding membrane-associated phosphatidylinositol transfer protein 1 isoform X1 yields MFSVIPFSYYVFKSSTATNRHLCWLHAFIYPLLCLNSQDLTVKMLIKEYHILLPMSLAEYQVAQLYMIQKKSREESSGEGSGVEILSNRPYDDGPGGSGQYTHKIYHVGSHIPSWFRALLPKAALQVEEESWNAYPYTRTRYTCPFVEKFSIEIETYYRPDAGKQTNIFNLNTTERRQRIVDTIDIVRDLISPSEYKIEEDPRLYHSVKTGRGPLGDDWLDSGNTGPFMCAYKLCKVEFRYWGMQSKIEQFIHDVGLRKVMLRAHRQAWCWQDEWIDLTMDDIRRLEEETARMLAQKMATCVEPELDPGVPSPECPAELGGHETQDRVDSLRAPDSSPDDPFAKQWSSSSRSSYSSQHAVVVSPHSLSEWRMQNIARDSENSSEEEFFDAHEDLSDSDDVFAKEITKWNSNDFLDTLERPNERDEVLVDATGATKSDSDGAPVPGPPEVGSEGLSGTCRIHALFLILHSGNILDQGVGEPGSKQADVHTLTATLDSVTRLHFPEALGHIALRLVPCPPICSAAYVMVSKLSPYSHDGDSLSSSQDHIPLAALPLLATSSGSYQSAVAKVISRTNQAYASFIHSPDGLGFCGQVLLIGDCVGGILAFDALCHSRAGGSGSHGSSRRGSMNADLLSPETSMVRDPLLKKPEPSGGIGRVSPEPGVLPPTLKYCDSVAPESDSLQQQQILSSLPASETEGDPRRSSNSSSSMVETFEGPNMVGKLEFKVSGFFLFGSPLGLVLALRKTVMPALDVAQMRPSCEQIYNLFHAADPCASRLEPLLAQQFHAVPPFGVPRYQKYPLGDGSSTLLADALQSHSSLFVSELDLVTPPTPTGAFGGFWKGNEGAASDSTATSTNEVVKILDRWWGSKRIDYSLYCPEALTAFPTITLPHLFHASYWESADVAAFILRQVIETEQHQVTENEESSIYSPAFPREKWQRKRTQVKIRNVTANHRASDAVVCEGRPQVLSGRFMYGPLDVVTLTGEKVDIYIMAQPLSGKWVHYGTEVTSGSGRLSYTLPEEKMLGIGMYPIRMVVRGDHTYAECFLTVVAKGTPCVVFSIDGSFTASVSIMGSDPKVRAGAVDVVRHWQDSGFMIIYVTGRPDMQKHRVVAWLTQHNFPHGIVSFCDGLTHDPLRQKAAFLQGLQQEAEVTIVAAYGSTKDISVYSSLGLPSSQIYIVGRAVKKLQSQCQFLSDGYVAHLAQLEAASLAHSPKGTTRPTLGKGSYGCPAPVDFLRKQSQLLRSRGQSQVEREGTGSAQPRAKIRSVSLKLESEE; encoded by the exons ATGTTTTCTGTGATCCCGTTTTCATACTATGTTTTTAAGTCTTCCACAGCCACAAATAGGCATCTGTGTTGGCTGCATGCCTTTATTTACCCTCTACTGTGTCTCAACTCACAGGATCTGACAGTCAAGATGCTGATCAAAGAATATCATATACTGCTGCCCATGAGCCTGGCTGAATACCAGGTGGCCCAACTTTACATGATCCAG aaAAAAAGCCGTGAGGAATCCAGTGGCGAAGGCAGCGGGGTTGAAATCCTGTCCAACCGACCATATGATGATGGTCCAGGAGGAAGTGGTCAATATACACATAAGATCTACCATGTGGGCTCTCATATTCCTAGCTGGTTCCGTGCTCTCCTACCCAAGGCTGCTCTGCAGGTGGAGGAAGAATCTTGGAATGCCTACCCCTACACACGGACCAG ATACACATGCCCCTTTGTGGAGAAATTTTCAATTGAGATTGAGACTTACTACCGACCAGATGCTGGAAAGCAAACCAATATCTTCAATCTAAATACCACAGAGCGCAGGCAAAGAATTGTGG ATACTATTGATATTGTACGGGATCTCATCTCACCCAGTGAATACAAGATAGAGGAAGATCCACGATTATACCATTCGGTGAAGACAGGACGTGGACCTCTGGGAGATGATTGGCTAGACAGTGGAAATACTGGGCCTTTTATGTGTGCTTACAAGCTTTGTAAGGTGGAGTTTCGGTATTGGGGCATGCAGTCCAAGATTGAACAATTCATCCATGATGTAG GTCTACGGAAAGTGATGCTGCGAGCTCATCGCCAGGCCTGGTGTTGGCAGGACGAATGGATAGATCTCACAATGGATGACATTCGAAGGTTGGAGGAGGAAACAGCTCGTATGCTGGCTCAGAAGATGGCTACATGCGTGGAACCTGAATTAGATCCTGGTGTGCCCAGCCCTGAGTGTCCAGCTGAGTTAGGTGGCCATGAGACACAGGACAGAGTGGATAGCCTGAGGGCTCCCGATTCCTCTCCCGATGACCCATTTGCAAAGCAGTGGTCATCTTCTTCTCGGTCCTCGTACTCTTCTCAACATGCTG TTGTGGTGTCTCCACACAGTTTATCAGAATGGCGGATGCAAAATATTGCACGGGACTCTGAGAACAGTTCCGAAGAGGAATTCTTTGATGCTCATG AGGATTTGTCTGACAGTGATGATGTGTTTGCAAAGGAAATCACTAAGTGGAATTCAAATGACTTCCTTGATACTCTGGAGCGACCCAATGAACGGGATGAGGTTCTAG TTGATGCGACTGGAGCAACCAAGTCAGATAGTGATGGTGCCCCTGTACCTGGCCCACCAGAG GTTGGCTCAGAAGGGCTCTCTGGGACCTGCCGTATTCATGCCCTTTTCCTGATCCTCCACAGTGGCAACATCCTAGACCAGGGTGTGGGAGAACCAGGCTCCAAACAGGCTGATGTGCATACACTCACTGCTACCTTGGACTCAGTCACCCGACTGCACTTTCCTGAAGCATTGGGGCACATAGCATTACGCCTAGTGCCCTGTCCACCGATCTGCTCTGCTGCCTATGTCATGGTCTCCAA ACTCAGCCCCTACAGCCATGATGGTGACAGTCTGTCCAGTAGCCAAGATCACATCCCACTCGCTGCTTTGCCTCTGCTTGCAACCTCCTCGGGCAGTTATCAGAGCGCCGTGGCAAAGGTCATTTCCCGCACCAACCAGGCTTATGCCAGTTTCATCCATTCCCCTGACGGCTTGGGCTTCTGTGGCCAG GTGCTGCTGATTGGAGACTGTGTTGGGGGTATCCTGGCCTTTGATGCTCTTTGCCACAGTCGTGCTGGTGGATCAGGAAGTCATGGGAGCAGCCGTCGTGGCAGCATG AATGCTGATCTCCTTTCTCCAGAGACTTCTATGGTACGAGATCCACTGCTCAAAAAGCCGGAACCATCGGGGGGAATTGGCCGTGTCAGTCCTGAGCCAGGAGTACTTCCTCCTACTCTGAAATATTGCGATAGTGTCGCTCCAGAGAGTGACTCTTTACAACAGCAGCAAATCTTGTCCAG TCTGCCTGCCTCAGAAACAGAAGGAGACCCTCGACGGAGCAGTAACTCTTCATCTTCGATGGTGGAGACTTTTGAAGGCCCTAACATGGTTGGGAAGCTGGAATTTAAAGTGTCTGGCTTTTTCTTATTTGGCTCCCCTCTGGGATTGGTACTTGCACTTCGTAAAACAGTAATGCCCGCCCTCGATG TGGCTCAGATGCGACCGTCCTGCGAACAGATCTATAACTTGTTTCATGCTGCTGACCCCTGTGCCTCCCGCCTGGAACCTCTGCTAGCTCAACAGTTTCATGCTGTGCCTCCTTTTGGGGTCCCCCGCTATCAGAAGTATCCCCTGGGAGATGGCTCGTCCACTTTATTAG CTGACGCCTTGCAGAGTCATTCTTCCCTCTTTGTGAGTGAGCTCGACCTTGTGACACCACCCACTCCAACAGGTGCATTTGGGGGCTTCTGGAAAGGAAATGAGGGAGCTGCAAGTGACAGCACTGCAACCAGCACCAATGAAGTTGTCAAGA TTCTGGATCGTTGGTGGGGTTCAAAACGCATCGACTACTCTCTCTACTGCCCCGAGGCACTCACGGCCTTTCCCACCATCACCCTGCCTCACCTTTTCCATGCCAGCTATTGGGAAAGTGCTGATGTGGCTGCCTTCATCTTACGCCAG GTAATTGAGACGGAGCAGCATCAAGTGACCGAGAATGAGGAGAGTTCGATCTACAGCCCAGCATTTCCCCGTGAAAAGTGGCAGCGTAAACGCACACAAGTGAAGATCCGG AATGTTACAGCAAACCATCGTGCCAGTGATGCGGTTGTGTGTGAGGGGCGACCCCAAGTTCTTAGTGGGCGCTTCATGTATGGTCCACTTGATGTGGTAACTCTCACTGGAGAGAAG GTCGATATCTACATCATGGCACAGCCATTGTCAGGGAAATGGGTACATTATGGCACAGAAGTGACAAGTGGTAGCGGGAGGCTTTCTTATACCCTTCCTGAAGAGAAGATGCTGGGCATTGGCATGTACCCTATCCGTATGGTGGTGAG AGGTGATCACACCTATGCTGAATGCTTTCTGACAGTGGTAGCTAAGGGCACACCTTGTGTCGTCTTTAGTATTGATGGCTCCTTCACAGCTAGTGTCTCCATTATGGGCAGTGACCCCAAGGTGCGAGCAGGTGCTGTTGATGTGGTAAG GCATTGGCAAGATTCTGGTTTCATGATCATCTACGTGACAGGGCGTCCAGACATGCAGAAGCACAGAGTGGTGGCTTGGCTTACCCAGCATAATTTCCCACATGGCATTGTCTCTTTCTGTGATGGCCTCACACATGACCCTCTTCGCCAGAAAGCTGCCTTTCTACAGGGCCTTCAACAAGAG GCAGAGGTCACTATTGTAGCTGCATATGGTTCCACCAAGGACATCTCAGTTTATAGCTCTTTAGGGCTTCCTTCATCCCAGATCTACATTGTGGGTCGGGCTGTGAAGAAACTGCAAAGCCAATGCCAG TTCCTTTCAGATGGCTATGTTGCCCATCTAGCCCAGCTGGAAGCGGCATCCCTCGCTCACTCACCGAAGGGAACCACAAGGCCCACCTTGGGCAAAGGCAGTTATGGCTGCCCCGCTCCTGTTGACTTCCTGCGCAAGCAGAGCCAGCTGTTGCGCTCCCGGGGACAAAGCCAGGTGGAACGAGAGGGAACCGGAAGTGCCCAGCCCCGAGCCAAAATCCGGAGTGTCAGTCTGAAGCTGGAGAGTGAGGAGTAA